Below is a window of Rhinoraja longicauda isolate Sanriku21f chromosome 10, sRhiLon1.1, whole genome shotgun sequence DNA.
TAGATAGATGTATGCAGGTATACGAGGGGGTTGTTGACAGATGGATGGAGTGAGTGACAGCAGCTAGATGTGGCaaagagacaaaaggatgtcagataaggaaaaaaaggaggaatgaaatgtaaagccataagggggggatatggatggaagcggacagagaaggggaagggggggatataTAGGAAATATGGGACTAAGGGATGGGAGGTTAGTGTaaagaggggaaaggagcagtgtAGCTATGGCGGTGGGAGAAATGCATGTGCACCAGGTTGGGGGAGTATTActcgaaattggagaattcaacgtccaTATTGTtgagttataagctacccaagtggaatatgtgatgctgtttctccagtttgcatgtggcttcactctggcagtggatgagacccggacagaaaggtcggtatgggaatgggaagtggaagtGGAGATGGTTTGCAACCCGGAGCTCCAGCAGTCCTTGGCGGACAGAGCATCCAATTCTACCCCTGAATGAACACTTTGCTCAGCTGTGACCTCTAAAAGCTTGCTGAGACCACCTGACCAGGCCCCCACATTAGGAGAAGTTGCTTGGAATAGAAAATAGGATACAAGCTGGCAGATTGTACATTGTTCAGCACAGTCTCTGGGAAGGATGACTGAAGTCTGTCACGTCAGATTCACCCGATCTTGAGACATAAGAGTCCGCAAATGCTGTCATctggagcaacaaaaaaaaaactactggaggagctcagcagatcaggcagcatctgtgttaaAAGGGATGCTCGATGTTTTAGGTTAGGATTCTGCATCAGGACCATCCCTTTGctttacagttgctgcctgacctactgcagATGTCCTCCAGCAGGTTGGTTTTTTTCCCCCTACTTTATCTTGAATCCAGTTTTACTCACTAATTAGTTTCATCAAAACCACGTCACTTATTGTTACATTTTTATTTCCATAGGATCGGGCTACCAGAAGACAACCTTTCCTGGCCATTTGTCATCTTTTTGAAGTGCAATCGCAGTAATTAAATCTTGTAAAGCTACAGGTCAATTACAAAATGTCCATCAAAACTCCCATCTATCTTAAAATTGGGATGAATAAAAAAGACAAGAAACACAAACTGCGGGAAGTTCTATCAGCTGACATGATTAGCCCACCTCTCGGGGACTTTCACCACAAGTCGCACATTGGAAATAAGGGGGAGAGTGACATGTTTGGGGATATATCCTTCCTGCAGAGCCAAGATGACCTGTCAACCTTGAGTACACTGAGAGATCTAAAAGGCACTGCACCTCCCAAACCCCTGCGACTCTATCTAGGTGAGTCTGGCGACACAACCGCTGCACCTTTTAATCCTATGCAGACAACCTCCATGTTTCCAGATAAACAACCACCAACTATTCATTCATCCTCCTTCCAACACTACCTGCTGGAGGGACCCGAGGATGCCTCACCACATGACAAGCAGATAGTCGATGAAGACCCGCAACAAACTGAAGGTGTAGAAGGCCAGCAGTGCTCAGCCGAGAGAACCATGGACCAATCTCAATTAAACTTATCTGAATCTATTTTTTCATTTAAGCTGGATTTGGGACCTTCAATACTGGAAGATATCCTCAAAATAATGGATAATCACAAATCTGCAACTTCACAGCAGTAAAGCTTTATTAACTGCTTGATGTTATGGTATTGAATTAAAAGACTTTGGATAATGAGCACAATATCACCAAGTTGCCTTAGCAACCAACGTGTACTCTAATGACTAAGGACAACAAAGCATTCAAATAATTAATAAACAGTGCAGGGATTTTTGATTAAATCTACAGATATGATTGACTTCTGAGGATGATATGTTACACAAGATTGATCTGCATTGAGATTTACAAAAGCTggatttgagttttttgagaaCATTTTGATTAAATATGTGTGGCTATGTTGTTTTCTATTCCCAGCCGTAAGGTTACATTGCTGAACCTCTGGGTATAATCAACAGGAGGTCCAAGACTTTAGAGATGGAAAGGGGATAGTGTTGTCCTTCACTTTTCCTCATCTTCCACCCTAGCAGTATGGCAACATAGAAGCAGAAGCAAAACACTTAATTTACATTATTCTCTTCATCTGTTACATGTTGTCTAGTCAATGCAATGACGAATCCACAGTCTCACTCAAAGACAAAAAATGAATAGAAAAGCAGACATGCCAATTTGGGGCTGTGTGCATAACACTTCAAGAAGTTAGATGCATGCACAGAATAAGGACAAGTGCAGAGAAAACTTTACTTTCTATGATGTAAATTAATTGCTTGCTGAAATAACTTGACGTCAACATTCCTGATTACACTGAATGGTGTTCAAATTTCTCCATTCCCAAATTATAGATTACAGCTAGGTGCTGTGTACATAATCTTTTCTCCAAGCCCACATTTGCAGCAAAACAAAATATTCatacaccctttccaacttggttTCATTGAATGAGAGCAATCTCAATTACACGTGAGGGTGAGGTGCTTATTTACTGTGCTCTTCTAGTACAAGTAGATGCAGTCACAGATTAAACCATCCTACAATTAATGGCACAAGGTGCTTTAGTTCAAACTAGGGGTGGCACCCAATACTAGGTGCTAGTATTGCTGCATGATGGCTCCAgaaacccagattcaatcctgaccacggatgttgtctgtgtggagtttcttcTGTGGTTTTATGGGTTCTAACAAGTGCTAATAGGTTAATTGCCTACTGTAAGTACCCTGTTAACATAGGTAGTGGCAAAAGCGGAGTTGATGGGCTgagagaaaataagttgcagTGCCACAGGGACATGCttcgaggggggggagggggaaacgagaCTGTTGGCATTGCTCTGCTGGAAGCTAGCAGATACCCACGTCATAATAAGTAGATGTTAACTCACCCTGCTGTGAAATTTTACTACAGAAATATTCCAAAGATTCAAAACCTAAAGTTGAAAATAAAATTAGTCTATGCCATGTTCTACATGCCTGGTTATAGTTTTAGACACTGTACTCCAAAGGACTGTTTTGTGCCTGGGGGCACTGGCCCCTTCTACAGCTAACAGAGGACATCTAGTGGTGGAAGAGCTGTCAGTGCAGCAGGTCAACTCGATCCTGCATCAAGTTTCTCATTCAAACCGTGCCCCACAATCTCGTGTCTTTTCCAGCATTATTCATTATTGCATTTTTAGAGGTTAATTTGAAGATTTGAATCtacattaaatatttgtttaatgcTATGTAAAAATGAtgattaaaattttttttaaaccccaaTCTTTTAAAGTGCAAAATGAAAGTCAATTACTTTTCCACATAGAAATCGAGGGACCGAATCAGAGACGCAAGGGATGATTTGGTGGTGACCAGGATACCACGTATATTCCCTGCTGTTTCTTGAACTGAGTGCTTGACTAAAATGTTAGATCCAAAGCTCTTTAACATTGCGACAGTCTCCCAGTCCTGTTTAAATGCCAAACTCGAGGCCAGGGTCAACAACCTTCAAACTAGCCAACCTTGAATCTGCTATCCTCTTATCCTGAAGCTAACATTCTTCCCCTgtactatatatacacacacatacacacacgtacacacaggtTTACTATTCAATATGCCCATGCATGAGAATTAACAGCATTACTGGAGATCTAAATGAGGAACCCTCCAGTTCTAATTACAATCATTTTCTGTTCCTCCTCCTTAAAGCATTGAGGATATGATACCAAAGTATTCTTCAGACATTTCTATGCATGTAGTTTCTTGCAGTGATTCCTCTTGTTTTGTAGTGCAGAAGCAAATTAGGTAGATTGTATTGATTTTCAATGTCACCCCAGCAGACATCAACCAACTCAGAAAGAAAGGGAATCACCTTTCTGAACCACTGCTCAAAAAGTATGAAGTATTCTTCGTGAGAGCTCTCAGTCAGATTTTAGCTGTATAACAGCCTGAAATAtctttcatgtgtaggaaagaactgcagatactggtttaaatcgaaggtctgaagggcctcgacccgaaacattacccattccttctctccagagaagctgcctgtccccgctgagttactccagaatttcatGTCTACCTCTGAAACATCTTTCAATTGTTTCACTCATAGTGGCTCAGGACATTTGCCCCATTGTTGGTGAATTGGTGAATTCAGCTAAACAAAGTGCACACTAGATGACAGTTTCACCTATGCTCTGTCtgccaagacctgctggatctgccagttgctaaccattttaacttgccTTCCCATTCCAATTCTGAACTTTGTTCTTGGCTTCCACCATTGGTAGAGTGagcccacatgcaaactggaagaaggtatcacaaaaagctgaagtaactcagcgggtcaggcagcatctcaggagagaaggaatgggtgacgtttcgggtcgagacccttcttccgaatgaagggtcttgacccgaaacgtcacccattccttctctcctgagatgctgcctgacccgctgagttcctccagcttttagtgataccttcgatttgtcccagcatctgcagttattttcctgcaaacTGGAAGAAGTGCACCTCATATGCTGCTTGGGTAACTTTCAACCCAACAGTacaaacaatgaattctccaaattcAAATGAAACACCCTACCATCTATCTGCTTGCCCTGCCGTCCCTCCACCTACTGCGCatacatttctcccactatcctaatCACTCTGCTTCTTTCTCCTCCTCAAAATGCTTATCTCCCATCCCCGAGCCGCTCATTCCTTTTATTTCCCATCTTACCCCTCCCCCATGACCCCTTCCACCGGGTCTACATTtcacccctcttctctccttatctgacatccttttgtctcctcttCAACTCTAGTCTTTGTCACCTATCCCCTTCATCTATATCTGGAAGTGACTGGAAATGAAACTTGGAGCTTTCTGTTGAGACCGTGCCTACTCACCGGAACAACTCTGGAACCCATCAGGAGGTTTACGGTGCAAATTGTCTATGGTTGGTAGAGTTCTTAACTGAGTCTCACTCAGTGAGTTCCAGTTTCAGTCTTACTCCAGAACACATTATTTAGGCTAATATTCCAGTTCAGTATTGACATCCAATAATTGCCGTAtggtgtgcaagaaggaactgcagaaactgggttaaaccgaagatagagacaaaatactgaactaactcagcgggttagatagcatctctggagaaaaggaataggtgacattttgggtcgagacccttcttcagtttgggtctcgaccctaaacgtcatgtattccttttctccagagacgatgtctgacccgctgagttactccagcttctcatGCCTAATTGCCACATGATTACTTGTTTACCTCAGTACCTTTTTCTTTCACTTAATCCACGTCTCTCAATATCTAGAAATTTATTTTACCCCTTATTTTGAGATAATGACACTTACTTCTCGACATCATAGCCAGGGTAAATCAACTGCACCGTACCTGATCAATGTCTGAAGAACTTTTGATGTTTCAGTGATATCATGCCTCCTTTTAATAAACTCTGGGAAGTACAAATTCATACTACTTAAATCTCTTCTCATATAGCCAACTTGCCATCCCAAGAATCAATTGGTGAAGCTTGGCTGCATTCCTGTTGCAGGTATATGTAGGTAGAATGCACCAATTTGTGTGTTTTCCAGATACCATCTTACCTGTTatgagagtggcacagtggtagagctgctgccttacagtgccagagacccgggttaaatcctgactatgCATGCTGTCtttacggtgtttgtatgttctcgctgtgacaagatgggttttctctgggtgctccggtttcctcccacactcaaaagacgttcaggtttataggttaattggcttcggtaaaattgtacattgaccctagtgtgtaggatagtgtgagtgtaccgggtgatcgctggttggcgcagacttagtgggctgaaggactctttccgcgttgtatctctaaagtctcagccAGTGGAATAAAGTCCACATACCACTTACCAAATTGTTTGAAAGGGACCCCTAAGAAGATTAAGGCAGTCCTATGACAACTTTCAATCTTTAGCCATCTGATCAAGGTTTGTGAGACTTTGCTGTAAGTGAACTGCTGTGCATTGTAACACTGACTAAACTTCAGTGTTAGTCAGTGAACTGAAATTCTCTGTAGGAATGAATATAAAGAGGTTTGGGCCAGTGGGATTTTATTTAATGAAATAGTTGGAAAAATATAGACCAGCGAAATTATTAAACAAAGTGAATTGGAAGTGATTTGTTCATTGGTTATGTGAGCAGGTCACGGGAAGTGCACACTCCTTACCTGACTTGCACAGTCCACACTTTCGAACAAGATTGATAGATACAATTTTATTTTCGAGCCAGGTATCCTTGATCTGCACCATGGAAAAGGTTATTTTGGAAATTGTTTCCATGTTACGGTGTATCCCTCACATCAAACGGCTTTGTGAAAATTCTGTGATagtttgaaattaaaaatgaTTGAGCAAGTTTATCCACGATCAGAAACAAAATTTTAGAATAATGTTGGCTCTTCATTACTTGAAGAGCTGATGGCTCCGTCTAGCGGCCTGTCCTGTCAAATTGCTGGCAGTCATATTCTCTGTAATAAGTTATCTCAAAACCCAAGTAGGAAAGCCCATTTAAGCCCTTTCTGCATCCATCTGGTCTTTAGAACTGCTGTCCCATGAACTGTTGATCCCATATATGTGTGGGCTTAATTGCTGGAGTATTTCCTTCCCAAGCGTACAGTGTTGCTGTTAGAACAATCCCCAGGGAATGCTAGAAATTTGCTGTGTGTTAGTCAATGTCTGTGAGGAGTAAACCAATGTTGCTCTGTCGCTTCTGAAACATTGAGCTATTTTTTGCCTTTAACAGCTGACTAACCAATCGTGATCATCAGCATCCACCTTTGCAAATATAGTGGAGAGGAAATGTAGTGAAATCACATCGTCAATCAATAGAAAAGTGGTCTGTATTAAGAAAAGGGCATGTTGAATGACATTgtataaatacaattaaaaagtgcagaatataactgAACATCCTGACAGCAGGAACATTAATATTCCTAAAATCGATAAGGATAATTAGTTTCCAGTGGAAACATTTCATGTGgttaaaatggaaataaaatccTAGTTAACTAATTAAGTCAGTAAACTAACATTTTGCTCCATAATATGCAAGTTCTCTGTGACTCCTTGCATGGAGAATGCTTATGGAAGTAGTGGAGCAAAGCTGTGCCTATGAGAGTATTTTCACAAAAGGAATACAGAATATTGGATTAGAAGAAGTGTCAGGGAAAgcagaatggaggaatatagaccTGCTTCCCAAAATCCTCTGTTTGGCATGAGAAAGAACTCGAAAACTCAAAACTAGCTCAAATCTAGATGATGTGTATCACAAATATTTGCCCCTCAAGCCAGACAAGCTGATTGGGCGGTCATTTAGTTCATTTGCCATAGTAGGATCCTACTGTGAATAAACTGACGGTATTGGCTTACAGAACACTATGTGAGGTGCTTTAGAACATATTAAATACATGTAGTACAGAGTCCCTTATTGTGAAAGTGTAGTTAAGTATAGCCCCATTGGTTTCAACATATTTCACATCTCATTATCCCACTCCAATAATTGCAGCAAATTTCTACAAGCTCTTCAGCACATTGTTCTATTAACTGCCTCTCATTAACCAACACTCTATTTGCTGTCAGTCTAGCCAAAGATTTTGAAACATGGTATATTACTGTTAATACCAGGTAATTGAATATTCCATAGCATGGGTTCACTTTAGCCAAGACAGTTTCATTGCAGATCAGAAGCATCACATTCATGGATGATCCTTGCCTATTGTCCATCAGCATTCACAAACCTTGGATGATCTCCTGTCCTGATCATGATGCAGAGGCCATTTGTAATTccatcccaatttccatcccaatCGTGATTGTCCAACTCATTTCAGGTAAAACAAGAAACCTAGAGACTAAATAGCACGACTCAGAAACACATTGTCTTTGCAAACTGATCCATTAAACAAACCTAAACATTTCATTCGAAATTGCCTACACTAGCTAAGGTGGTTACACTATCTGGACCAGACGAAGATGGCCATTCTCAAACACACCTACTATCAACAAGTGCCACTTCTATAGTGCTATTATCATTGCAATAACCCAATAAACAAATATTGACATGAATaaacaacgtttcaggttgggaccctttttcagaccgattGCAGTAGGGAGATCAAAACccgcctcacctgtatccacctattacttgcctggctttgccccactcccacctctgttctaactttctcctccctactaaaattagtccgaagggtctcgacctgaaccatTACCTGTTCAggtctgccagagatgctgcctgacaaaatgagttactccagaactttgtgtcttttttgtaagccagcatctacagtcccttgtGTCTGAAAAAATACCGGAGCCGAACCACATAACATTTAGACAAAGAGATCGAAACCATGGTGGTGATAATGCTCCAGAGTTTAGGTCTTAAACCAAAGGCTTAACTATCAATAGTGGAGAAATTAAATTCGAAGGCCAAGAACTAGAGGGAGACACATTTTGGAGGTTATTTGGCAAGGGGAGATTACAGAAATATGGGCAGCAAGACCATGAGGTGAATTTGAAAACAGCAAGGCTAACTTTAAAATCAAGATTATCGCACTCATGCCATATTCCTCAAATTGCTCACCGTCAGCGATCAACCACAAAGACACATTCGCTGGAAGACATGTCAGTAAATAACAACTCCCAGGCAGTTCACAAGCATTATGcaaaatcatcatatcatatcatatcatatcatatatatacagccggaaacaggccttttcggccctccaagtcc
It encodes the following:
- the LOC144597189 gene encoding cdc42 effector protein 2-like, which encodes MSIKTPIYLKIGMNKKDKKHKLREVLSADMISPPLGDFHHKSHIGNKGESDMFGDISFLQSQDDLSTLSTLRDLKGTAPPKPLRLYLGESGDTTAAPFNPMQTTSMFPDKQPPTIHSSSFQHYLLEGPEDASPHDKQIVDEDPQQTEGVEGQQCSAERTMDQSQLNLSESIFSFKLDLGPSILEDILKIMDNHKSATSQQ